In one Cloacibacillus porcorum genomic region, the following are encoded:
- the hisC gene encoding histidinol-phosphate transaminase, translating to MQNIEELFRSLARPAIRDLEPYDASVSGNPLIRVSANENNEGLPESVLTAMRNALAEGNRYPDSRNTSLREKLAARFSLRPEQIITSGGLDGLFTMLGRAFLDPGDEVVCGECTFGVYAETALIAGASVKTVPLGEGYVQLPADFAAAVGPATKMLFFCNPNNPTGTLAEPASVREMLKKIPRRVVVILDEAYLDFADADGDASFKLLEEFPNLVICRTFSKIFALAGLRIGWAAAHPGLLDCLYRVREPYCVTAVAEAGACAALDEVERLRRTRTMVICERDKLCILLLRLGVKHIPSQTNFVMIFPQERYEPLSAAFIQGGIAVRHLSLRGERVMRISVGLPQENRQVERVLEEIFA from the coding sequence ATGCAGAATATAGAGGAACTTTTTCGCTCGCTGGCGCGCCCCGCGATCCGCGACCTCGAGCCGTACGACGCCTCGGTCAGCGGGAATCCGCTGATACGGGTATCGGCAAACGAAAATAACGAGGGGCTGCCGGAGTCCGTCCTTACGGCGATGCGAAACGCGCTTGCAGAGGGCAACCGCTATCCCGACAGCCGCAATACCTCTCTGCGCGAAAAGCTGGCCGCACGCTTTTCTCTGAGGCCGGAACAGATAATCACCTCCGGCGGTCTGGACGGGCTCTTCACGATGCTCGGACGCGCCTTCCTAGACCCAGGCGACGAGGTCGTCTGCGGAGAGTGCACCTTCGGCGTCTACGCGGAAACGGCGCTCATCGCCGGCGCCTCCGTTAAAACGGTTCCGCTCGGCGAGGGATACGTCCAGCTGCCGGCTGACTTCGCCGCCGCCGTGGGCCCCGCGACAAAGATGCTCTTCTTCTGCAACCCCAACAACCCCACCGGTACGCTGGCGGAGCCTGCCTCCGTACGTGAGATGCTGAAAAAAATACCGCGGAGGGTCGTCGTGATCCTAGATGAGGCATACCTTGACTTCGCGGACGCCGACGGAGATGCCTCCTTCAAACTCCTCGAAGAGTTCCCCAACCTCGTCATCTGCCGCACCTTCTCAAAGATATTCGCCCTCGCGGGGCTGCGTATCGGCTGGGCGGCGGCGCACCCCGGGCTGCTCGACTGCCTTTACCGCGTGCGCGAACCATACTGCGTCACCGCCGTAGCCGAGGCCGGAGCCTGCGCGGCGCTTGACGAAGTGGAGCGTCTTCGGAGAACGCGGACAATGGTCATCTGCGAGCGGGATAAGCTCTGCATCCTGCTGCTCCGCCTCGGCGTAAAACATATCCCCTCGCAGACAAACTTCGTGATGATCTTCCCGCAGGAGAGATACGAGCCGCTGTCCGCCGCCTTCATCCAAGGCGGCATCGCCGTGCGCCACCTCTCGCTGCGCGGCGAACGCGTGATGCGCATCTCCGTAGGATTACCGCAGGAAAATAGGCAGGTTGAGAGGGTGCTTGAGGAAATTTTCGCCTAG
- a CDS encoding proline racemase family protein, with protein MKVGKLVAVVDSHTCGEPTRVVVGGAPVLKGRNMADKWKDFRENHNSFRRFIMMEPRGHSNMFGAIMVPPVMEGADTGVIFCDTGGSVSMCGHGSIGLASAMVNLKMVTVTEPVTMVVLDTPAGLVTISVEVEDGEAVRATLRNVPAFVYTSGCLLHIPSLARSVKMDICFGGSFFALLDAEDFGFNLTPSEAEAMSKLGMEILDEANRQFKVQHPLIPQNNKILLVEFGLHKENENARNCVVFGASNVDRSPCGTGTSAKMALLAAQGKLKANENFKHESIIGTVFNGHYTEKVQVGEFDAIIPYISGEANITGFSWLIEQSRDPLLPGFLLN; from the coding sequence ATGAAGGTGGGAAAGCTGGTAGCCGTTGTAGATTCTCACACATGCGGTGAGCCGACGCGTGTCGTGGTTGGCGGGGCTCCGGTGCTTAAGGGGCGAAATATGGCGGATAAATGGAAAGATTTTCGGGAGAACCACAACAGTTTCAGGCGCTTTATCATGATGGAGCCTCGCGGACACTCCAATATGTTTGGAGCGATTATGGTGCCGCCTGTAATGGAGGGGGCGGATACCGGAGTGATATTCTGCGATACGGGCGGCAGCGTTTCAATGTGCGGACATGGATCTATCGGCCTGGCCTCAGCGATGGTAAATCTGAAGATGGTAACAGTGACGGAACCTGTTACGATGGTTGTTCTGGATACGCCGGCCGGCTTAGTCACGATATCTGTGGAGGTAGAGGATGGGGAGGCAGTCAGGGCGACACTGCGTAATGTTCCCGCCTTTGTTTATACCTCTGGTTGTTTGCTCCATATTCCGTCGCTTGCCAGGAGCGTCAAGATGGATATCTGCTTTGGCGGCAGTTTCTTCGCCCTCCTCGATGCGGAAGACTTTGGCTTCAATCTGACGCCCTCCGAAGCGGAGGCCATGAGTAAGTTAGGGATGGAGATACTTGATGAGGCAAACAGGCAATTTAAAGTGCAGCACCCGTTGATTCCGCAGAATAATAAGATTTTGCTGGTTGAATTTGGCCTCCATAAAGAAAATGAAAACGCAAGAAACTGCGTCGTTTTTGGCGCCTCTAATGTGGACCGGTCTCCGTGTGGTACCGGTACGTCAGCGAAGATGGCACTATTGGCGGCACAGGGAAAGCTCAAAGCCAACGAAAATTTTAAACATGAAAGTATAATCGGCACTGTATTCAACGGTCACTACACGGAGAAAGTCCAAGTAGGCGAGTTTGATGCTATTATCCCCTATATAAGCGGGGAGGCCAATATCACCGGTTTCAGCTGGCTCATAGAACAGAGCAGGGACCCGTTGCTGCCGGGGTTTTTGTTGAATTGA
- a CDS encoding glycine/sarcosine/betaine reductase component B subunit, producing MKLDFKTLNIKGLEWGKKTTVSDGVLYINPIEAVVACGTHPYIENITLHIARPGESVRIMPVKDVIEPRCKTSEEGAMFPGFVGELRQAGTGGTLALKGAAVVVTENNDTNAVCRTGGFIDMTGPAAEYSPFSRLFNLVVNVRVNEEAQKNDTQAVDDACKLAGLRLAVYLAERCKDNEPDEVKVYETPETDPSLPGVVYVMQMLAQNPLIKDFYIYGQLAGATMIPTILHPNEILDGALVSFVGSHNTVCSDKQYMYEIQNAPAVEELYKLHGKSVRFLGVIVHNEVLTLPGKIRNSLFTSKIAKMLGADGAVLVTEGHGNPDEDIMLNVKNLEEAGVKTVIISDELGGRDGKSPGLADWVKECSAMVSVGNTHELLAIPQKMDTFIGNEASLEILHVAIERQPEEADYFYTEMIHVTGACAQAGLCNLSAKWM from the coding sequence TTGAAACTCGATTTTAAGACCCTCAATATTAAGGGACTTGAATGGGGTAAAAAGACGACTGTGTCAGACGGCGTTCTTTATATTAACCCGATAGAGGCTGTCGTAGCCTGCGGAACACATCCCTATATTGAGAATATCACCCTTCACATCGCACGTCCCGGTGAAAGCGTCCGCATCATGCCGGTTAAAGATGTGATAGAACCCCGGTGTAAGACTAGCGAAGAGGGGGCGATGTTCCCCGGCTTTGTTGGGGAGCTCAGGCAGGCTGGTACTGGCGGCACGCTGGCCCTTAAAGGAGCGGCCGTCGTCGTGACGGAAAATAACGATACCAACGCTGTATGCCGTACCGGCGGATTCATCGATATGACCGGTCCGGCCGCCGAATATAGCCCCTTCTCAAGGCTGTTCAATCTCGTAGTTAATGTACGGGTAAACGAAGAGGCACAGAAAAACGACACTCAGGCCGTGGACGACGCCTGCAAATTGGCTGGCCTCCGCCTTGCCGTCTATCTGGCCGAACGTTGCAAAGACAACGAGCCAGACGAGGTAAAAGTTTATGAAACTCCGGAAACAGATCCCTCGCTCCCCGGTGTAGTCTATGTGATGCAGATGCTGGCGCAGAATCCGCTGATAAAAGATTTTTATATTTACGGGCAGCTTGCCGGCGCGACTATGATACCAACGATACTTCACCCCAACGAGATACTGGACGGCGCGCTTGTCTCATTCGTAGGTTCGCATAATACCGTATGTTCGGATAAACAGTACATGTATGAGATACAAAACGCACCTGCGGTCGAAGAACTCTATAAACTACACGGAAAATCCGTGCGCTTCCTCGGCGTGATCGTACATAACGAGGTCCTGACACTGCCAGGGAAAATCCGCAACTCGCTCTTTACGTCAAAAATCGCGAAAATGCTCGGAGCAGACGGCGCCGTACTCGTCACAGAGGGACACGGGAATCCTGATGAGGATATTATGCTCAATGTGAAAAATCTCGAAGAGGCCGGCGTCAAAACCGTCATCATTTCCGATGAACTTGGCGGCAGAGACGGCAAAAGCCCCGGACTGGCCGATTGGGTAAAAGAGTGCAGTGCGATGGTAAGTGTGGGGAACACACACGAGTTATTGGCTATCCCTCAAAAGATGGATACCTTTATCGGCAACGAGGCCAGCCTGGAGATCCTTCATGTGGCGATAGAGCGACAGCCGGAGGAGGCTGATTACTTCTACACGGAGATGATCCACGTGACCGGCGCCTGCGCCCAGGCCGGGCTTTGCAATCTTTCCGCCAAATGGATGTAG
- a CDS encoding glycine/betaine/sarcosine/D-proline family reductase selenoprotein B gives MTYKILHYINQFFAGVGGEDAADYEPEIKKGAVGPGLQLNNLFHGEAEVVATFICGDNYFATHTGQVLEMFDGALEEFQPDIVIAGPSFYAGRYGLACGNVIKEAAKVLCIPGIAGMNVESPAVEMFRSDVFIIKTGDSARDMKNALEKMTRLARKLLNKEPINGADENGYFHRGFRKNFRLEECGGKRAVDMLLKKMAGEEFISEYIQPIPEKVDPAPCIKDMSKATVALLTTGGMVPAGNPDRIEGSAATKFGVYSMEGLNALEKGKVVSVHGGYDTSFAYEDPNRIVPLDVLRELETNGEIGSVHEFFYSTSGTGASLLNGEAFGRSIAEKLNKAGVDAAIMVSTUGSCTRCGAAITKEIERSGIPCAHITAIDPIAHTFGSNRIIHGDAIPHPLAPPDTDRKAEYEARKTTVMKALHSLLEEIR, from the coding sequence GTGACATATAAAATTCTGCATTACATAAACCAGTTCTTTGCCGGCGTCGGCGGAGAGGATGCGGCAGACTATGAGCCTGAAATCAAAAAAGGCGCGGTCGGACCCGGGCTCCAGCTGAATAACCTCTTCCATGGAGAGGCAGAGGTGGTCGCCACCTTCATCTGCGGAGACAACTATTTTGCCACACATACCGGACAGGTTTTGGAGATGTTTGACGGCGCTCTTGAGGAATTCCAGCCAGATATCGTTATCGCCGGCCCATCGTTTTATGCCGGACGCTACGGCCTCGCCTGCGGGAACGTTATTAAGGAGGCTGCGAAGGTTCTCTGCATCCCCGGCATAGCGGGAATGAACGTCGAGAGCCCCGCCGTGGAGATGTTCCGCAGCGACGTCTTTATCATCAAGACCGGAGATTCCGCGCGCGATATGAAAAACGCCCTGGAGAAAATGACGCGCCTGGCCAGAAAGCTTCTCAATAAAGAGCCAATAAACGGCGCCGATGAGAATGGTTACTTTCACAGAGGGTTTCGGAAAAACTTTCGACTTGAAGAATGCGGCGGTAAACGTGCCGTAGATATGCTTCTTAAAAAAATGGCCGGGGAGGAATTCATCTCGGAGTATATACAGCCGATTCCTGAGAAGGTCGACCCCGCACCCTGCATCAAAGATATGAGTAAAGCTACTGTCGCTCTGCTCACGACCGGCGGAATGGTACCAGCTGGGAATCCTGACCGCATAGAGGGGTCCGCCGCGACAAAATTTGGAGTATACTCAATGGAAGGGCTCAATGCCCTTGAGAAGGGCAAGGTCGTCTCCGTTCACGGCGGATATGATACCAGCTTTGCTTATGAAGATCCCAACAGGATCGTACCCCTTGATGTCCTGAGAGAGCTGGAAACAAATGGAGAGATTGGCAGTGTTCATGAGTTTTTCTACAGTACATCCGGGACCGGTGCCTCTTTATTGAACGGTGAGGCCTTCGGACGGTCAATTGCGGAAAAGCTGAATAAAGCGGGCGTTGACGCCGCGATTATGGTCTCCACCTGAGGATCCTGCACACGCTGCGGAGCAGCGATCACCAAAGAAATCGAACGTTCAGGCATCCCCTGTGCACATATCACAGCGATCGACCCGATAGCGCATACCTTTGGAAGCAACAGGATCATCCACGGCGACGCCATCCCCCATCCCCTCGCTCCACCCGATACAGACCGCAAGGCCGAATATGAGGCGCGTAAAACAACTGTTATGAAAGCTCTGCATTCGCTGCTGGAGGAGATCAGATAA
- a CDS encoding helix-turn-helix domain-containing protein has translation MAGKRSSQLKKIIKRYWRSHLSDDIRFLAAASADDLQRDNLPKPHFHNTFTMSALEDGSLPISFHNGTVILHPGEILIIGHNIPHMVDLAHIDDACYYRTATINENLLDSSLLAKIKEAENTVSKISDKSLWEKFVSEQRNIESGDSYEINAMRHLSETMLSEISKNVLLRFQVSSPYIRQIMRYMEDNYMSSISIEELSKVVNLSPFHFTRLFKQEAGMSPHAYITQLRVNRAQDLILRGESLLGIAYELGFADQSHFSRTFLKLTGVSPVKFNTASKAD, from the coding sequence ATGGCTGGGAAACGTTCTTCACAGTTAAAAAAAATCATTAAGCGTTACTGGAGATCTCATCTTAGTGACGACATACGTTTCTTAGCCGCGGCATCTGCCGACGATTTGCAGAGAGATAATCTCCCCAAGCCTCATTTTCACAACACCTTTACGATGAGCGCGCTGGAAGACGGCAGTCTGCCGATCTCATTTCATAACGGGACCGTGATTCTACACCCTGGGGAAATATTGATCATCGGTCATAATATTCCGCATATGGTCGATTTGGCCCATATAGACGATGCCTGTTACTACAGGACGGCAACGATAAACGAAAATCTCCTCGACAGTTCTCTCCTCGCCAAGATAAAAGAGGCGGAAAACACCGTTTCGAAGATATCCGATAAGAGCCTGTGGGAAAAGTTCGTCAGCGAACAGAGGAATATTGAAAGCGGTGATTCCTATGAGATCAACGCCATGAGACATCTCTCTGAAACTATGCTCTCTGAGATCTCAAAAAATGTCCTTCTGCGTTTTCAAGTAAGTTCCCCGTATATAAGACAGATAATGAGATATATGGAAGATAACTATATGTCCTCCATTAGCATCGAAGAATTATCAAAAGTTGTTAATCTGAGCCCTTTTCACTTTACCAGGCTATTTAAGCAGGAGGCGGGAATGTCTCCTCACGCCTATATTACGCAGCTTCGCGTAAACAGGGCGCAGGATTTGATACTTCGCGGCGAGTCGCTGCTTGGCATCGCCTATGAACTCGGGTTCGCGGATCAAAGCCATTTTTCACGGACCTTTTTGAAGCTGACCGGAGTCTCGCCGGTAAAGTTTAATACCGCATCCAAGGCAGACTGA
- a CDS encoding proline racemase family protein, translating into MNAKRMAAVVDTHTSGAPTRIIVGGGPLLKGETFADRWLDFKENHDDFRRFVMWEPHGHDNMFGALLTRPVNPEAHYGIVFMDSDSSVSMCGHGSIGVSRTLIDLGMIKKKEPYTEVVLEAPAGLVKVKVEVKDGVVGDVILQNVPCFVQQKDVEITLPSTCQKVKLDIAFGGNYTAMVPADQFGFNIDPDEIKKMIPLGIEIRDAVNDQITFQHPTNPALNKIILTEFTLDAPQGEPKRNLVTWAAGQLARSACGTGTSARLACLADKRQLAPGVWFDHAGVTGSIFNGSYEPGPKVGEFDTVIPYIKGRSYITGFNWLIQQEEDELADGFFIKR; encoded by the coding sequence ATGAACGCAAAACGTATGGCGGCAGTAGTAGATACACATACCAGCGGAGCGCCGACAAGGATCATCGTTGGCGGCGGACCGCTTCTCAAAGGGGAGACTTTCGCCGACCGCTGGCTTGATTTCAAAGAAAACCACGATGATTTTCGCCGTTTTGTAATGTGGGAACCTCACGGACATGACAATATGTTCGGCGCCCTCCTGACACGTCCCGTAAATCCGGAAGCGCATTACGGAATAGTCTTTATGGACAGCGACAGCAGCGTGTCAATGTGCGGGCACGGCTCCATCGGTGTCTCCCGCACATTGATCGATCTCGGTATGATAAAGAAAAAAGAGCCCTATACCGAGGTCGTGTTAGAGGCGCCTGCTGGGCTGGTGAAGGTCAAAGTCGAGGTAAAAGACGGCGTAGTCGGAGATGTTATCCTGCAAAACGTTCCTTGCTTCGTGCAGCAAAAAGACGTTGAGATAACCCTTCCTTCCACCTGTCAGAAGGTCAAGCTGGATATCGCCTTTGGCGGGAATTATACGGCGATGGTCCCAGCGGACCAGTTCGGCTTCAACATCGACCCCGACGAGATCAAAAAGATGATCCCGCTCGGAATAGAAATCCGCGACGCTGTCAACGACCAAATAACATTCCAACACCCGACCAATCCGGCCCTGAATAAAATAATCCTCACAGAATTCACCCTTGACGCTCCCCAGGGCGAGCCTAAACGCAATCTGGTAACGTGGGCCGCCGGGCAACTTGCCCGTTCCGCCTGCGGCACGGGCACCAGCGCGCGCCTAGCCTGTCTGGCAGACAAACGCCAGCTCGCTCCCGGCGTATGGTTTGATCATGCCGGCGTCACCGGCAGTATCTTCAACGGTTCATATGAACCAGGCCCTAAAGTAGGTGAGTTTGATACCGTCATACCCTACATAAAGGGACGTTCCTATATAACAGGCTTCAACTGGCTCATCCAGCAGGAGGAGGACGAGCTAGCAGACGGATTCTTCATCAAGAGATAA
- a CDS encoding sodium:solute symporter family protein: MDYLVVKNLDIAVIVIYFMAVIGNGIYWSRKAKQSNDFLLGGKSFGIFSTLCTQGATMKGSGALMGYSAGAYVNGTGVLISSQCYSLGAWGAILSGIARKLKKCSNIIDIRSSGDLFLRRFDSPLLKKLSGLGGAWLALSIMSGNMAAVGLLIHLLFNKYGLTFEASLIIGMTITIIYTTLGGLVSVVHNDVLQWLIMTPLIFIVVPAMLIIYGGATPTAIHNALNAEQYFSLRPNIWWLGYLLSGVLAACCDVNHLTRFITAKDEKTAVKGSMLGFTFCTLLAGLVIFFGLTAAMLIEPSVVASNKDGVILALVSRILPAGLVGLFIAATLAMTISTIDSNLNTSVLCVMVDIVEPSLSQNTTEKQKLLYCRVINFIIAALSIFFVLKVKGIVAIMGMGFNVYSSAFFVPLMSCMFWKKATKNGCLAGIISGGIMAVAAINMKLPLPVVWGVAVSLVLTVSVSLFICRDSAERDLLPGFSESGQKIDRQVFTACILGASGSLVFSIGVGMWINWICIIIGAAAMYSCIRILNRAFSEYQPTA; this comes from the coding sequence ATGGATTATTTAGTCGTTAAGAATCTTGATATTGCGGTGATAGTTATATACTTTATGGCAGTTATCGGCAACGGTATCTACTGGAGCAGAAAGGCAAAACAAAGCAATGACTTTTTGCTGGGGGGAAAATCTTTTGGCATATTCTCGACCCTCTGTACACAGGGGGCAACTATGAAGGGCTCGGGAGCCCTGATGGGATACAGCGCGGGCGCTTACGTCAACGGAACCGGAGTCCTCATCTCCAGTCAATGTTACAGCCTTGGGGCATGGGGGGCTATTCTCTCCGGCATCGCGCGTAAGCTGAAAAAATGCTCCAATATTATAGATATACGCAGCTCGGGTGACCTTTTCTTGAGAAGATTCGACAGCCCCCTATTGAAAAAACTGTCTGGGCTTGGCGGGGCGTGGCTGGCGCTGTCGATAATGAGCGGAAACATGGCGGCTGTGGGGCTGCTCATCCACCTGTTATTTAACAAATACGGACTCACATTTGAAGCTTCACTCATTATCGGAATGACGATAACCATCATCTACACAACGCTCGGCGGATTAGTCTCCGTCGTCCACAATGACGTGCTGCAATGGCTGATAATGACGCCGCTCATATTTATCGTCGTTCCGGCGATGCTCATAATATATGGCGGGGCAACACCCACGGCGATTCACAATGCTTTGAATGCGGAACAATACTTCTCCCTGAGGCCGAATATCTGGTGGCTGGGTTATCTGTTAAGCGGCGTGCTGGCCGCCTGCTGCGACGTAAACCATCTGACACGATTTATAACCGCTAAAGACGAGAAGACTGCCGTCAAGGGAAGTATGCTCGGCTTTACCTTCTGTACCCTGCTTGCCGGGCTGGTCATTTTCTTTGGTCTTACTGCGGCAATGCTCATCGAACCCTCCGTCGTCGCTTCAAATAAAGACGGCGTCATACTCGCCCTCGTTTCAAGAATTCTGCCAGCCGGCCTGGTTGGTCTCTTTATCGCAGCCACCCTCGCCATGACCATCTCCACGATCGACTCCAACCTTAATACCTCAGTCCTCTGCGTGATGGTCGATATCGTAGAACCATCACTTTCTCAAAATACAACGGAAAAGCAGAAACTTTTATACTGCCGCGTCATTAACTTCATCATCGCCGCACTTTCCATATTTTTCGTTCTCAAAGTAAAAGGTATCGTAGCAATAATGGGAATGGGATTCAATGTCTATTCTTCGGCGTTCTTTGTCCCGCTCATGTCCTGCATGTTCTGGAAAAAAGCGACAAAAAACGGCTGCCTCGCAGGAATAATATCGGGCGGCATTATGGCAGTAGCAGCCATTAACATGAAGCTGCCCTTACCCGTCGTTTGGGGCGTGGCAGTCTCACTTGTGCTGACTGTCTCCGTATCTCTTTTCATCTGCCGTGACAGCGCCGAAAGAGACCTGCTGCCTGGATTCAGCGAAAGCGGCCAGAAGATCGATCGCCAGGTATTTACCGCCTGCATACTCGGCGCCTCAGGTTCGCTCGTATTCTCCATTGGTGTAGGAATGTGGATAAACTGGATCTGCATCATCATCGGCGCGGCGGCGATGTACTCCTGCATACGTATCCTTAACAGAGCATTTTCAGAGTATCAGCCAACCGCCTAA
- a CDS encoding DUF805 domain-containing protein — protein sequence MEDFIYSYKKMFANYFIFEGRTSRNDYWQAIAINIIIGAVLMMLSRLLPIFGTLSYIYGVAAIVPVLAMTVRRLHDTDKSGWWALAAFFPALNIILVAYCCMAEPQRGGNRFGY from the coding sequence ATGGAAGATTTCATATATTCCTATAAAAAGATGTTCGCCAATTACTTCATATTTGAGGGGCGGACGTCGCGAAACGATTACTGGCAGGCGATCGCGATAAACATAATCATCGGAGCCGTCCTTATGATGCTGAGCCGCCTGCTGCCGATATTCGGCACTTTAAGTTACATCTACGGCGTCGCCGCCATTGTGCCGGTCCTGGCGATGACGGTACGCCGCCTGCATGATACGGACAAAAGCGGCTGGTGGGCACTGGCGGCGTTTTTCCCGGCGCTCAACATAATTTTAGTGGCCTACTGCTGTATGGCGGAGCCCCAGCGCGGCGGAAACAGATTCGGATATTAA
- a CDS encoding BMP family ABC transporter substrate-binding protein → MKKGILLALLLVMAFSASAFALAPIKLEDQKPVFIYVGPVADGGYNYMHDLGRQAMEKANPGVKGSIVESVPEGPDAERVMETAIRNGAKVVYANSFGYMDHVINVAKKYPDVYFNHCSGYKVAPNASTYFGRMYQPRYLSGIVAGKATKSNLIGFVAAYPIPEVIRGINAFTLGVRKVNPQAKVKVVWIYTWHDPAKEKEATKALFDAKCDTIAMHADTGGAPQAAEELGMWVVGYNYPMDKYAPTRHLVTPVWNWGKYYDYSTKAIANGTWKSQQVWWSMKDGMVDLSKFGKDVKEDTKKLVAAEKQKILDGKWDVFTGPIKGQDGKVVVPQGKKLSDGEMLSMNWFVEGVEGTIPK, encoded by the coding sequence ATGAAAAAAGGCATTTTGCTCGCGCTGCTGCTTGTAATGGCTTTTTCGGCCTCGGCTTTTGCCCTGGCTCCGATCAAGCTTGAGGATCAGAAACCGGTATTTATCTATGTCGGCCCCGTCGCCGACGGCGGGTACAACTACATGCACGACCTTGGCCGTCAGGCAATGGAGAAGGCCAACCCCGGAGTGAAGGGGTCGATAGTCGAGTCCGTTCCCGAGGGACCGGACGCTGAACGCGTCATGGAGACGGCTATCCGCAACGGAGCGAAGGTTGTTTACGCAAACTCCTTCGGCTATATGGACCACGTCATCAACGTCGCAAAGAAGTATCCCGACGTCTACTTCAACCACTGCTCAGGCTATAAAGTCGCCCCCAACGCCAGCACATATTTTGGCCGTATGTACCAGCCGCGCTATCTTTCAGGCATCGTCGCGGGCAAGGCTACGAAGTCCAACCTCATCGGTTTTGTCGCCGCCTATCCTATCCCTGAGGTCATCCGCGGCATCAACGCCTTCACGCTCGGTGTGCGCAAGGTGAACCCACAGGCAAAGGTCAAGGTCGTCTGGATTTACACATGGCATGACCCGGCAAAGGAAAAGGAGGCCACAAAGGCCCTCTTCGACGCTAAGTGTGACACAATAGCGATGCACGCCGATACCGGCGGCGCGCCGCAGGCCGCGGAAGAGCTCGGCATGTGGGTCGTCGGCTACAACTACCCGATGGACAAGTACGCGCCGACGCGCCACCTCGTAACCCCCGTATGGAACTGGGGCAAATATTACGACTACTCCACAAAGGCGATCGCCAACGGTACCTGGAAGTCGCAGCAGGTGTGGTGGAGCATGAAGGACGGTATGGTAGACCTCTCGAAGTTCGGCAAGGATGTCAAAGAGGATACGAAAAAACTCGTCGCGGCGGAGAAGCAGAAGATCCTTGACGGCAAGTGGGACGTCTTCACCGGCCCGATCAAGGGACAGGACGGTAAGGTCGTAGTGCCGCAGGGCAAAAAGCTCAGCGACGGAGAGATGCTTTCGATGAACTGGTTCGTCGAGGGTGTTGAGGGAACGATTCCTAAATAA
- a CDS encoding PadR family transcriptional regulator: MKKCACRGSFLERFIQPSILLLLNEEPMHGFSILKRLYKSDIMDYSSIDPTGLYRTLKKMEEAGLLASRLETENPLQTKRIYEITQEGRICLVFWKSTLLDYMAKIERLANAIPDKIEDGM, encoded by the coding sequence ATGAAAAAATGCGCCTGCCGCGGCTCCTTTCTGGAAAGATTCATTCAACCCTCAATTCTTCTGCTTTTAAATGAAGAGCCTATGCACGGCTTTTCAATATTAAAAAGGCTCTACAAAAGCGACATTATGGACTACAGCAGCATAGACCCCACCGGACTCTACCGCACGCTGAAAAAGATGGAGGAGGCGGGGCTGCTCGCTTCGCGTCTGGAGACGGAAAATCCGCTCCAGACCAAACGTATCTATGAGATAACCCAGGAGGGGCGTATCTGCCTCGTCTTCTGGAAGTCAACTCTGCTTGATTACATGGCCAAAATAGAACGGCTGGCGAACGCCATTCCCGATAAAATCGAGGACGGCATGTAA
- a CDS encoding DUF5714 domain-containing protein encodes MAANCGNERSFEVITERCLAYYNAPAGRKPLEIISEVMDDVNFPMHNFAHHYLVPAVLLTAVCVKEGTPPEIYQKKMAEVAARAKNVLPAFCGLYGACGAAVGCGIFMSVQTGTTPLSRETWGLCNHATAGALEKMADMGGPRCCKRNTFAALAYMKGYLAEKLSVDLEIPNEIKCAYSKFNNECLKEDCPYYDDKKEVAK; translated from the coding sequence ATGGCGGCAAACTGCGGCAATGAAAGAAGTTTTGAAGTCATAACGGAGAGATGTCTGGCCTATTACAACGCTCCAGCGGGGAGAAAACCGCTGGAGATAATCTCCGAGGTCATGGACGACGTGAATTTCCCCATGCACAACTTCGCGCATCACTACCTGGTCCCAGCGGTGCTGCTGACGGCGGTCTGCGTAAAGGAGGGCACGCCCCCGGAAATATATCAGAAGAAAATGGCTGAGGTTGCCGCACGCGCGAAAAACGTGCTGCCAGCCTTCTGCGGCCTCTACGGGGCCTGCGGCGCCGCCGTCGGCTGCGGTATCTTCATGAGCGTACAGACCGGCACCACCCCTCTGTCAAGAGAGACGTGGGGACTCTGCAACCACGCGACCGCCGGCGCGCTCGAAAAGATGGCGGATATGGGCGGCCCTCGCTGCTGCAAAAGAAACACCTTCGCGGCCCTCGCCTACATGAAAGGATATCTCGCGGAGAAACTCTCCGTCGACCTTGAGATACCAAACGAGATCAAATGCGCCTACAGCAAGTTCAACAACGAATGCCTGAAAGAAGACTGCCCCTATTACGACGACAAAAAGGAGGTGGCCAAATAA